One window of the Enterobacter huaxiensis genome contains the following:
- the oppA gene encoding oligopeptide ABC transporter substrate-binding protein OppA, with amino-acid sequence MSIITKKSLVAAGILTALIAGNAAMAADVPAGVQLAEKQTLVRNNGAEVQSLDPHKIEGVPESNVNRDLFEGLLVTDVDGHPAPGVAEKWENKDFKVWTFHLRKDAKWSDGTPVTAEDFVYSWQRLANPNTASPYASYLQYGHIANIDDIITGKKPVTDLGVKAIDANTFEVTLSEPVPYFYKLLVHPSVSPVPKAAVEKFGEKWTQPANIVTNGAYKLKAWVVNERIDLERNTQYWDNAKTVINQVTYLPIASEVTDVNRYRSGEIDMTYNNMPIELFQKLKKEIPKEVHVDPYLCTYYYEINNQKAPFTDVRVRTALKLALDRDIIVNKVKNQGDLPAYSYTPPYTDGAKLTEPEWFKMTQEQRNAEAKKLLAEAGYTADKPLTFSLLYNTSDLHKKLAIAVSSIWKKNLGANVKLENQEWKTFLDSRHQGTFDVARAGWCADYNEPTSFLNTMLSDSSNNTAHYKSPAFDKLIGDTLKATDEAQRTELYSKAEQQLDKDSAIVPVYYYVNARLVKPWVGGYTGKDPMDNIYVKNLYIIKH; translated from the coding sequence ATGTCCATCATCACAAAAAAAAGTTTGGTAGCGGCGGGGATTTTAACTGCGCTAATCGCGGGAAACGCTGCAATGGCTGCGGACGTTCCTGCAGGTGTCCAACTGGCTGAGAAACAAACGCTGGTACGTAACAACGGTGCGGAAGTTCAGTCACTTGACCCGCACAAAATTGAAGGTGTTCCCGAGTCTAACGTCAACCGCGACCTGTTCGAAGGCCTGCTGGTCACCGACGTAGACGGCCACCCGGCTCCGGGTGTGGCAGAAAAATGGGAAAATAAAGATTTCAAAGTCTGGACCTTCCATCTGCGTAAAGATGCAAAATGGTCCGACGGTACTCCGGTCACCGCCGAAGATTTCGTGTATAGCTGGCAGCGCCTGGCGAATCCAAATACCGCCTCTCCCTACGCGAGCTATCTGCAGTACGGTCACATTGCCAATATCGATGACATCATTACCGGCAAAAAACCTGTTACCGACCTGGGCGTAAAAGCCATCGACGCTAATACCTTTGAAGTGACGTTGAGCGAACCCGTTCCGTACTTCTATAAGCTGTTAGTACACCCGTCCGTATCTCCGGTTCCGAAAGCGGCCGTGGAGAAATTTGGCGAGAAATGGACCCAGCCTGCCAATATCGTTACCAACGGTGCGTATAAGCTGAAAGCATGGGTGGTTAACGAACGTATCGATCTCGAGCGTAATACCCAGTACTGGGACAACGCAAAAACCGTGATTAACCAGGTGACCTACCTGCCAATCGCCTCTGAAGTGACTGACGTTAACCGCTACCGCAGCGGTGAAATCGACATGACCTACAACAACATGCCGATTGAACTGTTCCAGAAGCTGAAAAAAGAGATCCCTAAAGAAGTACACGTTGATCCGTACCTGTGTACTTACTATTACGAAATCAACAACCAGAAAGCGCCGTTCACCGACGTGCGCGTGCGTACTGCACTGAAGCTGGCACTGGATCGCGATATCATCGTGAATAAAGTGAAGAACCAGGGTGACCTGCCTGCCTATAGCTACACTCCTCCGTACACCGATGGCGCGAAACTGACCGAGCCAGAGTGGTTCAAAATGACGCAGGAACAGCGTAACGCAGAAGCGAAAAAGCTGCTGGCCGAAGCGGGTTATACCGCTGACAAGCCGCTGACCTTCAGCCTGCTTTACAACACGTCCGATCTGCACAAGAAGCTGGCTATTGCCGTCTCCTCGATCTGGAAAAAGAACCTGGGTGCGAACGTTAAGTTGGAAAACCAGGAGTGGAAAACCTTCCTGGACAGCCGCCATCAGGGCACCTTTGATGTGGCGCGTGCGGGCTGGTGTGCGGATTACAACGAACCGACTTCCTTCCTGAACACCATGCTGAGCGACAGCTCAAACAACACCGCGCACTATAAGAGCCCGGCGTTTGACAAGCTGATTGGCGACACGCTGAAAGCGACTGACGAAGCGCAGCGTACTGAGCTGTACTCCAAAGCTGAGCAGCAGCTGGATAAAGATTCCGCGATCGTTCCGGTTTACTACTACGTTAACGCCCGTCTGGTGAAACCGTGGGTGGGTGGTTATACCGGTAAAGACCCGATGGATAATATCTACGTTAAAAACTTGTATATTATCAAGCATTAA